A stretch of Deltaproteobacteria bacterium DNA encodes these proteins:
- a CDS encoding ferritin, which yields MGTKGRAIVELDVEQLLEMLNKAYADEWLAYYQYWVGARVACGRMRGIVAEELAEHAAEELEHAEMLAERILTLGGTPLLKPEELIKESNCGYAVPSDPNTIKLLQQNIEGEQCAIETYKKLLDFVKDKDPITYKLILDILEDEVEHEEDLEAILSDMQ from the coding sequence ATGGGAACAAAAGGAAGAGCAATCGTAGAACTTGATGTTGAACAGTTGCTGGAAATGCTCAACAAGGCCTATGCTGATGAATGGCTGGCATATTATCAGTACTGGGTGGGAGCCAGAGTCGCCTGCGGCAGAATGAGGGGCATCGTCGCCGAAGAATTAGCCGAACACGCTGCGGAGGAATTGGAGCACGCCGAAATGTTGGCGGAAAGAATCCTCACCCTGGGGGGCACACCTCTTTTAAAGCCGGAGGAGCTGATAAAAGAATCCAATTGCGGTTATGCCGTTCCAAGTGATCCCAATACGATCAAACTTCTTCAACAAAACATAGAAGGCGAACAGTGCGCGATTGAAACCTACAAAAAGCTTTTAGACTTTGTAAAAGATAAGGATCCAATCACCTATAAGCTCATCCTGGATATCTTGGAGGATGAGGTCGAACACGAAGAGGATTTGGAGGCGATTCTGTCGGATATGCAATAA